The following are encoded in a window of Periplaneta americana isolate PAMFEO1 chromosome 13, P.americana_PAMFEO1_priV1, whole genome shotgun sequence genomic DNA:
- the LOC138711700 gene encoding alpha-tocopherol transfer protein-like isoform X1, translating into MAKEFCVPGKDVVQKVRQEFGLNEQRVKESVEALKNWLAMQPHLPEESVSLPGSLHEARLERWLIRCKNSMERTKQSIDLYYTLRSLSPEIMCDWNPRSKWFQDTAQICCFFPMPELTPEGDRVIIIKYLTKDTTNFLYEDQARMTLMTTEVRMCEDYCFTDILIVDMENFTLGHNSKMKFTSVKKGEVCFMKAFSTRMKALHIINAPSYAEVFLAITKAVFSSKLTSRIFVHGKDLTNFSKQVPRMCLPDDLGGTGGSLQENWDLWLKKVDSYHDWFLQHDNFKSDESKRQGGHFDSGELFGFDGSFRRLNVD; encoded by the exons ATGGCGAAAGAATTCTGTGTCCCAGGCAAAGACGTGGTACAAAAAGTCAGGCAAGAATTTGGACTAAATGAGCAAAGAGTGAAGGAATCAGTAGAAGCTCTGAAGAACTGGCTAGCTATGCAGCCCCATCTGCCTGAAGAATCTG TTTCTCTACCAGGCAGTTTACACGAGGCCCGATTAGAACGCTGGTTGATACGCTGCAAGAACAGCATGGAGAGAACCAAGCAGTCCATAGACTTGTACTACACACTCAGGTCCCTGTCTCCAGAAATCATGTGCGACTGGAATCCTAGAAGTAAATGGTTTCAGGACACCGCTCAAATATG TTGTTTCTTTCCAATGCCAGAACTAACACCTGAAGGAGACAGagttattataattaaatatctgACTAAGGATACAACTAATTTTCTGTATGAAGATCAAGCTAGAATGACTTTAATGACAACTGAAGTCAGAATGTGCGAAGATTATTGCTTCACAGATATACTTATAGTGGATATGGAAAATTTTACACTCGGACATAATTCCAAAATGAAGTTTACTAGTGTGAAGAAAGGCGAAGTCTGTTTTATG AAAGCGTTCAGCACTCGAATGAAAGCACTTCACATCATTAATGCACCTTCTTATGCTGAAGTCTTCTTAGCGATAACGAAAGCTGTTTTCAGCTCGAAACTCACTTCAAGG ATATTTGTTCATGGAAAGGATCTCACAAACTTCAGTAAACAAGTACCGCGAATGTGCCTTCCCGATGATCTGGGTGGGACAGGAGGTTCACTGCAAGAGAACTGGG ATCTGTGGCTTAAGAAAGTAGACAGTTACCACGACTGgttcctgcaacacgataacttCAAGTCTGACGAGAGCAAAAGGCAAGGAGGTCACTTCGACTCTGGAGAACTCTTCGGGTTTGATGGCTCTTTCAGAAGGCTCAATGTTGACTAA
- the LOC138711700 gene encoding alpha-tocopherol transfer protein-like isoform X2 yields the protein MAKEFCVPGKDVVQKVRQEFGLNEQRVKESVEALKNWLAMQPHLPEESGSLHEARLERWLIRCKNSMERTKQSIDLYYTLRSLSPEIMCDWNPRSKWFQDTAQICCFFPMPELTPEGDRVIIIKYLTKDTTNFLYEDQARMTLMTTEVRMCEDYCFTDILIVDMENFTLGHNSKMKFTSVKKGEVCFMKAFSTRMKALHIINAPSYAEVFLAITKAVFSSKLTSRIFVHGKDLTNFSKQVPRMCLPDDLGGTGGSLQENWDLWLKKVDSYHDWFLQHDNFKSDESKRQGGHFDSGELFGFDGSFRRLNVD from the exons ATGGCGAAAGAATTCTGTGTCCCAGGCAAAGACGTGGTACAAAAAGTCAGGCAAGAATTTGGACTAAATGAGCAAAGAGTGAAGGAATCAGTAGAAGCTCTGAAGAACTGGCTAGCTATGCAGCCCCATCTGCCTGAAGAATCTG GCAGTTTACACGAGGCCCGATTAGAACGCTGGTTGATACGCTGCAAGAACAGCATGGAGAGAACCAAGCAGTCCATAGACTTGTACTACACACTCAGGTCCCTGTCTCCAGAAATCATGTGCGACTGGAATCCTAGAAGTAAATGGTTTCAGGACACCGCTCAAATATG TTGTTTCTTTCCAATGCCAGAACTAACACCTGAAGGAGACAGagttattataattaaatatctgACTAAGGATACAACTAATTTTCTGTATGAAGATCAAGCTAGAATGACTTTAATGACAACTGAAGTCAGAATGTGCGAAGATTATTGCTTCACAGATATACTTATAGTGGATATGGAAAATTTTACACTCGGACATAATTCCAAAATGAAGTTTACTAGTGTGAAGAAAGGCGAAGTCTGTTTTATG AAAGCGTTCAGCACTCGAATGAAAGCACTTCACATCATTAATGCACCTTCTTATGCTGAAGTCTTCTTAGCGATAACGAAAGCTGTTTTCAGCTCGAAACTCACTTCAAGG ATATTTGTTCATGGAAAGGATCTCACAAACTTCAGTAAACAAGTACCGCGAATGTGCCTTCCCGATGATCTGGGTGGGACAGGAGGTTCACTGCAAGAGAACTGGG ATCTGTGGCTTAAGAAAGTAGACAGTTACCACGACTGgttcctgcaacacgataacttCAAGTCTGACGAGAGCAAAAGGCAAGGAGGTCACTTCGACTCTGGAGAACTCTTCGGGTTTGATGGCTCTTTCAGAAGGCTCAATGTTGACTAA